Proteins encoded within one genomic window of Pygocentrus nattereri isolate fPygNat1 chromosome 11, fPygNat1.pri, whole genome shotgun sequence:
- the cib2 gene encoding calcium and integrin-binding family member 2 isoform X1: MGNKQTIFTDEQLDAYQDCTFFTRKEILRLHGRFHELAPHLVPMDYTDDPDVKIPLALIVNMPELKENPFRDRIVESFSEDGLGNLSFNDFVDMFSVLSEMAPRELKAIYAFKIYDFNVDNYICKEDLEKTLNKLTKEELTPEEVNLVCEKAIEEADLDGDSKLSFADFENMISRAPDFLSTFHIRI; the protein is encoded by the exons ATGGGTAATAAGCAAACGATATTTACTGATGAACAGCTAGATGCCTACCAG GACTGCACATTTTTCACACGCAAAGAAATCCTTCG GTTACATGGAAGATTCCATGAACTGGCTCCACATTTAGTTCCGATGGACTACACAGATGATCCTGATGTTAAAATCCCTTTAGCTCTCATAGTCAACATGCCAGAACTTAAG GAAAACCCATTCCGGGACAGGATTGTGGAGTCTTTCTCAGAAGACGGCCTAGGGAACCTCAGCTTCAATGACTTTGTGGACATGTTTTCGGTCCTGAGTGAGATGGCCCCTAGAGAGCTAAAAGCCATTTATGCTTTCAAAATATATG ATTTCAATGTTGATAATTACATCTGCAAGGAGGACCTTGAGAAAACTCTGAACAAGCTGACGAAGGAGGAACTGACTCCAGAAGAGGTGAACTTGGTGTGTGAGAAGGCTATTGAGGAGGCTGACTTGGATGGTGATAGTAAGCTCTCCTTCGCTGACTTTGAAAACATGATCTCCAGGGCTCCTGACTTTTTAAG
- the cib2 gene encoding calcium and integrin-binding family member 2 isoform X2, with protein MDYTDDPDVKIPLALIVNMPELKENPFRDRIVESFSEDGLGNLSFNDFVDMFSVLSEMAPRELKAIYAFKIYDFNVDNYICKEDLEKTLNKLTKEELTPEEVNLVCEKAIEEADLDGDSKLSFADFENMISRAPDFLSTFHIRI; from the exons ATGGACTACACAGATGATCCTGATGTTAAAATCCCTTTAGCTCTCATAGTCAACATGCCAGAACTTAAG GAAAACCCATTCCGGGACAGGATTGTGGAGTCTTTCTCAGAAGACGGCCTAGGGAACCTCAGCTTCAATGACTTTGTGGACATGTTTTCGGTCCTGAGTGAGATGGCCCCTAGAGAGCTAAAAGCCATTTATGCTTTCAAAATATATG ATTTCAATGTTGATAATTACATCTGCAAGGAGGACCTTGAGAAAACTCTGAACAAGCTGACGAAGGAGGAACTGACTCCAGAAGAGGTGAACTTGGTGTGTGAGAAGGCTATTGAGGAGGCTGACTTGGATGGTGATAGTAAGCTCTCCTTCGCTGACTTTGAAAACATGATCTCCAGGGCTCCTGACTTTTTAAG